The Streptomyces halobius genomic interval CACGTCACCTTCGAAGGCCGGAACCGCAGCAAGGCGTTCGGCCTGTACGGGGCCGTCCTGGCCATCGCCAACGTCCTGGGCCCGGTCCTGGGCGGCGTGCTCACCCAGGCCGACCTGTTCGGGCTGTCCTGGCGGCCGATCTTCCTGGTCAACGTGCCCGTCGGGCTGGCGGTACTCCTCCTGGGACGCAAGTTCATCCCCGAGTCGACCGTCCGCAAGGCCGACCGGCTCGACCTGGTCGGCATGCTGCTGTCCGGCCTGGCCATCGTCCTGGTCCTCTTCCCGCTCACCGAGGGCCACGCCCACGGATGGCCGCTGTGGTGCTTCGTCATGCTCGCCGTCGGCGTCCTTGTCCTCGGTGTCTTCCTGCGCCACCAGCGGCGCAGGCAGGGCAATGCCCCGCTGGTGACTCTGTCCCTCTTCCGGGTCAGGCAGTTCTCCGGGGGTATGGCCGCGGACCTGCTGCACGGCCTGCTGTGCGGCCTGTTCTTCATGACCTGGACGCTGTACCTGCAGCGTGGACTGGGCTTGAGCCCGCTTGAGGCGGCCGTGGCCTTCGTGCTGCTCTCCGTGGGAGAACTGGGCGGCGCGACGATCGCGGCGAAGACGGCCGGGCGTTTCGCCCGCCGTCTGCCGCAGGCCGGAGCCCTCATCGCGATCGCTGCGATGGTCGCCTACGGGCTCCAGATCGGCAGTCACCAGGCCGACCTGACCCTGCTGGCGATGACCGCTCCGGTGGTGCTGATCGGCTTCGGCCTGGGCATGGTCTCCGGCCCGCTCGCCGATTTGTCGCTGGCCAGGGTCCCGCACGAGGACGCCGGCTCGGCCTCGGGCTTGTTCAACACCGCCATTCACCTGGGCATCGCGCTGGGCACCGCGCTGACCGCCGTGGTGTTCTTCGCCATCACCGGCGGCTCTCCCGACGGCGCGGTCAACCGCGACGCGTTCGTCACCGTGCTGTGGTGGATCGGGAGCCTCCTCGCCCTGATGTGGGCCCTGATGTTCTGCCTGCCCAAGCGGACCAACAACCAGGCCGACTGAGCAACCTCCCGCGGCGGCCGCTCCTGCGCTCTGGGCGTCGCCGCCCTCGCCCCCTTCGGTCGATCCCGGGCCGGTCACAGAACGACAGTCCTACTCGCTTGAAGGCTCCCACCACGACATCTTTATGAACCAGGAGCCCCTGGGCTGATCGTCGTCGGCCAGCGTGGCGGATCGTCTGTGCGAACGGCGGTCAACTCCGCGACGGAGTCGACGGGAAGCCCGCGGGCTCGAAGATGAGCCACGGCTTTGGGCAGCAGGTAGCTGCGTTCAACAGAAGTAGCTCCAGGCTGCTCGTAGGGGGCCCTTTCGTCCCCGAGTCTCTCGATGGTGGATCTGTGGGACCACTCAGGCATGAGTTCCAGGTCATGGAGGCGGTGGAGAACGGCTGATGTGGGAACGCCCCAGGCGCTGGATGCTGCGGCCAGGCGTTCGGGAGTGGCTGTGCGGAGCATCGCGGCGACGACGGCAGTGCGGGGCATGAGGAACGCAGAGGCGAACTGGATGGCCGCAGTGCGCGAGTCACGGTGGCCTGGCCGACTGTGGCCAAGGACGAGTTGCCCGAGTTCGTGCGCCAGGTGCTGCCGTGCCTGTTCGCCGTCGAGATGGGATGGGAGGAAGACGAATGGTGTCCCGGACTGGCGTGTGGAGAACGATCCAACGTCTCCGCAGTCGGTCGGGAGAGCAAAGATGCGGATGCCGTTTGCTTCGAGGAGCGGCGTCAGCGCCCCACTGGGGGCGTCGCCCATCTGCCAGTGGGCCCGCAGGGCCTCGGCGGCGTGCTCGGGGTCGAGCTGTGGCCATTAGATGATGTAGCGGCGGATCATGCTGCCCTGCTCCTTGTGGCTGGCGTGGTCGGTGCCGTCGAGGGTGAAGTAGCGCAGGGCGGTGAATTGGGCCTCGATGCGGTTCAGCCAGGAGCTGTTGGTCGGCGTGTAGGCGAACTCGACGTTGTTGGCCGCTGCCCAGTCGCCGGGCCCTACCCCTTGATCGTGGACACCCTGATCATTGGATCGTGAAGGTCCATAGGACAGGAGTTCCCGTTGGGGATACAGCTCAGGTTCAAGGGGTCGTTGCAACACCGCTGTTCTGTAGCGAGAGTAGGTGATCGTTGAGGGCTTCTGCGGGAGTTCGGCATCCGGCTATCGGTCGGCCGCACCGGGCAGTGCTGGGACAACGCGCTTGCCGAGTCGTTCTTCGCCACCATCAAGCGAGAATTGCTCGGCACCGCCACCTGGCCCAGCAGGGCCGCCGCCCGCACCGCGATCTTTGATTTCATCGAGGGCTGGTACAACTTGCACCGACTACACAGCAGCCTCGGCTACCGCAGTCCCGTCGAATACGAGACCGCACTCGCAGCCTGACCACCACACCAATGGTGTCCGTCAAAGCGGAACAAGCTCACGTGGGCGCAGGAGAAAGGCCACCATGAAGTCCCTGGTTGACAACGCACGTTCCTTCACGACGCACGTGGCCGAGCGTGCTGAGGAGTTCCGCACCCTTGAGGCCGGGCAGAGCCCCGAGGTCCTCTTCATCACCTGTTCCGACTCGCGCGTGGTGCCGGCCCTCATCACCGGCGCCCGGCCGGGCGAACTGTTCGAGCTGCGGACAGCGGGCAACATCGTTCCCGAGTACAGCAGCGACCACCCCTCCAGCGAAACGGCCACCATCGAATACGCAGTGCGGGTGCTGGGCGTCCGCGACGTCATCGTGTGCGGCCACTCCCACTGCGGCGCCGTCAACGCCCTGGTAAGCGGGGACGACCTCTCCGCCATCCCGGCCGTACAGGGCTGGCTGGAGCGCGCAGCCTCCCGGCCCGAGACGACAACACCCTCTTCCCCGGACCTCGCTGAGGCAGTCCAGCGCCACGCGGTCGCCCAGCTAGAGCGGCTGCACACCCACCCCTGCATCGCGGAACGCGTCGAGGCGGGCACCTTGGCGGTGCACGCCTGGTACTACGAGGTGCACACCGGAGCAGTGAAGCAGTACGGGCCGGACGACCAGTCTTTCCGGCCGCTGTGACCCGCATCCGCCCGCCTCACGGGCCGCCGAGTACCTCTCCCCTTCCGCTTCCGCTGTGCGAGGAACTCCACTGATGCTCTCCACCCTCAAAAAGCCCGCCCATCTGCGGCGTGATGTCCTGGCCTCCCTCGTCGTCTTCCTGGTCGCCCTGCCCTTGTGCGTGGGAATCGCCGTAGCCTCCGGAGTGCCAGCCGAACTCGGCCTGATCACCGGTATTGTCGGCGGCCTGGTCGTCGGCTTCCTGCCCGGCAGCAGCCTCCAGGTCAGCGGCCCGGCCGCCGGGTTGACCGTCCTGGTCTTCGAAGCCGTCCAGGAATTCGGCCTCGGCGTTCTGGGAGCCATCGTCCTGCTCGCCGGCCTGGTCCAACTCGTCCTGGGAGCCCTGCGGTTCGGCCGCTTCTTCCGCGCGATCACGATCGCCGTAGTCCAGGGCATGCTCGCCGGCATCGGCCTCGTTCTGATCTTCGGCCAGCTCTACACCATGGCCGACGTCAAGCAGCCCCGCTCCGGACTCGACAAGATCGCGGGACTGCCGCACCTGGCCACCGAGATCGCCACCTCCAGCGCAGCCCTGACCGCGTTCGCCATCGGGGCAGCCACCATCGCCGTGCTCGTCCTATGGAAGAAACTCCCCGCTCAGGCCCAGACGGTGCCCGCGCCGCTGGCCGCGGTCGCCCTGGTCACAGCCGTTACAGCCGTGGCCGGCTGGTCCGTCCCCCGCGTCGAAGTCCAAGGGCTGCTGTCGGCTGTCCAGCCGCCGGGGATGTCCGACTTCGCTTCGCTGGGCAGCCTCGCCGCCCTGGGCACGGTAATCGCCTTCGCTCTCATCGCCTCGGCCGAAAGCCTCTTCAGCGCCACCGCCGTCGACCGCATGCACGACGGCCCACGCACCGACTACGACAAGGAACTGATGGCCCAGGGCGTGGGCAACACCATCTGCGGCGTCCTCGGCGCCCTGCCGCTGACAGCTGTCATCGTGCGCAGCTCCGCCAACGTCCAGGCCGGAGCCGAGACGAAGCTCTCCCGCATCCTGCACGGCCTGTGGCTCGTGCTCTTCGCCGCCCTCCTGCCTGCCGCGATCGGCATCATCCCCTTGGCCGCGCTCGCGGGGGTCCTCGTCCACGCCGGCTGCAAACTCGTCCCCGTCAAGGACCTTGTGCCCCTGTGGCGCGAACACCGCGGCGAAGCCGTCGTCCTCGCCGTCACCGCGATCGCCATCATCACCACCAACCTGTTCGAAGGCGTCCTCCTCGGCATCGTCCTCGCCGTGGTCAAATGCGCCTGGGAAACCTCCCACGTCCACCTCGACGTCCATGAGACGACCGACGGCCGGCTCCTCGTCACCCTCACCGGGTCCGCCACCTTCCTCCGGCTGCCCCGCATGCTCGAAACCCTCGAAGCGCTCCCCCACGACCGGCCCGTCGAACTCGACCTCTCCGAGGCGCGCCACCTCGACCACACCTGCCGCATCACACTGGAGAACTGGGCACAACAACGGGGAACCACCATCGAGATGCTCACGAAAGCCTGACGGCCACTCACCTCGAACGTGTGAACTGCGACAGCTCACCCTCACAGCAGACGCGCAAGACTCATCCACTGCTGCCCTCACCCGACGTCGGGCAAGGGCAGCACACCCCGACACTCCCGCACCGCGGCACGGTAACGCTCGAAGGAGGCATCGGTGTTCGATCGCAGGGCAGAAGCAGAAATGCGGCTGTACTCAGAACAGCTGGCCACGGAACTCGCCCTGAAAAAGCATCATGGAGAGGCGAGCGACAACAACACCGACACCCAAACACCTCCCCCGGCCGAGGAAGAGCACGCAACCACTGAAACGACAGCCATCATCACCGGCGCCGAGGCCCCATGACTCACCCATGACCGGGCGCAAGCTGTTTGACATCAGCGCGACCGACAAGTACCGGTAAACAACTGCCCTTTAGTACTCCAGTTGCAGTTTGCTATTCCTGCTGGTCAGGGATCTGTTTCTGAGTGTAGCGAGCTGACTGGCAGTCAGATGGCGGGAGTTCGTGACCGGCGGTGCGGCGCTTGTAGTGGCAGTGTCTGGCGGTGGCCTGGTGACGGCGGCGCCAGCAGGACCACCTCAGTGCCTGATCGGTGTGATGCCGGTGGTGGTGTGCTGCCCTGGGGCGGCAAGCTGCCAGAAGTCTGCGGATTTCTGCCAGCGTGAGGGACGCGAGGGATGATCCGTTTCTGCGGCCCCCCTTTCCGTCCCGGCCTGAACCGCCATGGCTGCCAGGAAGGCGTGGGCGAGCATGGCCAGGGTGATGTGCCGGTACCAGGCGGGGTAACGGCGGACTTCGTACTGGTCCAGGCCGCACTCGTTCTTCGCGCTCTGGAAGCACGACTCGACGGCCCAGCGGCTGCCGGCGACTTCGACCAGCTTGCCGACGCTGGTGCCGGTGGGAGCGTGGGCCAGGTAGTAGGCGACCTCCTCAGGACGCGCGATGCTGCGGCGGGCCAACACCCAGCGCCGGTGGGCCGGTTCGTCGCCGTCGAAGAACGGGACGGCCGGCAACTGGGCAGCTGCCCAGTCGTAGAGGCGAGGACCCTTGGCGCCGTCACCGCACGAGAGCCGCTCCCATGCCTCGTCGGGGGCCTCGCCGATGAGCTGGTCGATGCGCCAGCACCCGGCCAGCGACT includes:
- a CDS encoding MFS transporter, which produces MSSSALGNEPEHTTTQTPAHPSSGPSKMAMGAWIALLVLLTAELMNMLDQSVVLTALPAIQESTGAGPVAVQWLTTAYSLPVAVGLITGGRLGDIYGRRRILLIGTVVFTAASLLCGLATGPGVLIGARLLQGVGVAVMIPQVLATMHVTFEGRNRSKAFGLYGAVLAIANVLGPVLGGVLTQADLFGLSWRPIFLVNVPVGLAVLLLGRKFIPESTVRKADRLDLVGMLLSGLAIVLVLFPLTEGHAHGWPLWCFVMLAVGVLVLGVFLRHQRRRQGNAPLVTLSLFRVRQFSGGMAADLLHGLLCGLFFMTWTLYLQRGLGLSPLEAAVAFVLLSVGELGGATIAAKTAGRFARRLPQAGALIAIAAMVAYGLQIGSHQADLTLLAMTAPVVLIGFGLGMVSGPLADLSLARVPHEDAGSASGLFNTAIHLGIALGTALTAVVFFAITGGSPDGAVNRDAFVTVLWWIGSLLALMWALMFCLPKRTNNQAD
- a CDS encoding ImmA/IrrE family metallo-endopeptidase, giving the protein MGDAPSGALTPLLEANGIRIFALPTDCGDVGSFSTRQSGTPFVFLPSHLDGEQARQHLAHELGQLVLGHSRPGHRDSRTAAIQFASAFLMPRTAVVAAMLRTATPERLAAASSAWGVPTSAVLHRLHDLELMPEWSHRSTIERLGDERAPYEQPGATSVERSYLLPKAVAHLRARGLPVDSVAELTAVRTDDPPRWPTTISPGAPGS
- a CDS encoding SulP family inorganic anion transporter — encoded protein: MLSTLKKPAHLRRDVLASLVVFLVALPLCVGIAVASGVPAELGLITGIVGGLVVGFLPGSSLQVSGPAAGLTVLVFEAVQEFGLGVLGAIVLLAGLVQLVLGALRFGRFFRAITIAVVQGMLAGIGLVLIFGQLYTMADVKQPRSGLDKIAGLPHLATEIATSSAALTAFAIGAATIAVLVLWKKLPAQAQTVPAPLAAVALVTAVTAVAGWSVPRVEVQGLLSAVQPPGMSDFASLGSLAALGTVIAFALIASAESLFSATAVDRMHDGPRTDYDKELMAQGVGNTICGVLGALPLTAVIVRSSANVQAGAETKLSRILHGLWLVLFAALLPAAIGIIPLAALAGVLVHAGCKLVPVKDLVPLWREHRGEAVVLAVTAIAIITTNLFEGVLLGIVLAVVKCAWETSHVHLDVHETTDGRLLVTLTGSATFLRLPRMLETLEALPHDRPVELDLSEARHLDHTCRITLENWAQQRGTTIEMLTKA
- a CDS encoding carbonic anhydrase, which produces MKSLVDNARSFTTHVAERAEEFRTLEAGQSPEVLFITCSDSRVVPALITGARPGELFELRTAGNIVPEYSSDHPSSETATIEYAVRVLGVRDVIVCGHSHCGAVNALVSGDDLSAIPAVQGWLERAASRPETTTPSSPDLAEAVQRHAVAQLERLHTHPCIAERVEAGTLAVHAWYYEVHTGAVKQYGPDDQSFRPL
- a CDS encoding transposase; amino-acid sequence: MRLSVGRTGQCWDNALAESFFATIKRELLGTATWPSRAAARTAIFDFIEGWYNLHRLHSSLGYRSPVEYETALAA